A genomic window from Natrinema sp. HArc-T2 includes:
- a CDS encoding histidine kinase N-terminal 7TM domain-containing protein, whose protein sequence is MDSGHLLSVSLIAAAGLIVLTTYPYLATGIAYRDRDNGLSYILFLMGVAVWNGLFAAQALDPRPIVKGFFFSIATLGAVLAGLGWLLFASTASSTPRLDHRQQIYRAVALLAGIDITLAITTPTHSLYWTVTDTPPASIAVTGIVPNVGYWLHTVFLTALFGVGATLFGRAWQNGTDVAYTRLYTLAGFTTAAAILGSSVLLPGTTSIAPLAAGCLTTIGWIQAQQKRYLRLPRPYRWLSNLLR, encoded by the coding sequence ATGGATTCCGGCCACTTGCTGTCCGTCTCGCTCATTGCAGCGGCCGGTCTCATCGTCCTCACGACCTACCCGTATCTTGCGACCGGGATCGCGTACCGCGACCGCGATAACGGCCTGTCGTATATCCTGTTTCTCATGGGTGTCGCGGTCTGGAACGGGCTGTTCGCCGCACAGGCGCTCGATCCACGACCGATCGTGAAGGGGTTTTTCTTCAGCATCGCGACGCTGGGTGCCGTTCTGGCCGGACTGGGTTGGCTGCTGTTTGCCAGTACAGCGAGTAGCACGCCGCGACTCGATCACCGCCAACAGATCTATCGCGCCGTTGCCCTGCTCGCCGGGATTGACATCACGCTCGCGATTACCACCCCGACACACTCGCTGTACTGGACCGTGACGGACACCCCACCCGCCTCGATTGCCGTTACCGGTATCGTTCCAAACGTCGGCTACTGGCTGCACACGGTGTTTCTCACGGCTCTATTCGGTGTCGGCGCGACCCTGTTCGGTCGTGCATGGCAGAACGGAACCGACGTTGCATACACGCGTCTGTATACGCTTGCCGGGTTCACGACGGCTGCGGCGATCCTCGGGAGCAGTGTCCTGCTTCCCGGCACCACGTCGATCGCGCCGCTTGCTGCTGGGTGCCTGACGACGATCGGCTGGATACAGGCCCAGCAAAAACGATATCTCCGGCTCCCGCGGCCATACCGGTGGCTGAGCAACTTGCTTCGGTGA
- the glmS gene encoding glutamine--fructose-6-phosphate transaminase (isomerizing): MCGIIARIGHGNAAETLLSGLENLEYRGYDSAGIAVQNGSGVKVHKCSGEVSDLKSALNTQPHGNMGIGHTRWSTHGPPTDENAHPHTDTAGDVAVVHNGVIDNYDELRADLQEKGHEFDSDTDTEVIPHLIDEYREATGDTERAVRRAVETLEGSYAIAAIVDGEEAVYAARKGSPLVLGLDEEEWFLASDVPAFLDHTDEVIYLEDGDLVVLEPDSYRITDLAGNPVERSVDTVDWDPEDAGKGEYDHYMLKEINNQPTSLANTIEGRVEDGDVAFEDLPPGTFDGIESVQFVACGTSYHAAMYGSQLVREAGLRTEVLRASEYEATTGPVDETTLTVAVTQSGETADTLDAVRTAANRGARTLAVTNVVGSTVAREADDAVYIRAGPEVGVAATKTYSSQAVTLALLSQRIAGDVPDATPAADRTAMLEALTDLPQHVEAVLESTRAETLARDTLDSESFFFIGSGLGHSVALEGALKFKEITYEHAEGFAAGELKHGPLALVTEETPLFAVYTSSDDEKTKTNAIEAQSRGAPIVAVGPDDNPLVDVADAHLSVPETHPVWAGLLANVQLQLLSYHAAKQLGRPIDKPRNLAKSVTVE, from the coding sequence ATGTGCGGCATTATCGCACGGATTGGTCACGGGAACGCAGCGGAGACGCTTCTCTCGGGACTCGAGAACCTCGAGTACCGGGGCTATGACTCGGCGGGCATCGCTGTCCAGAACGGCTCCGGCGTCAAGGTACACAAGTGCTCGGGCGAAGTGTCCGACCTCAAATCGGCGTTGAATACGCAGCCACACGGAAACATGGGGATCGGCCACACCCGCTGGAGTACCCACGGGCCACCGACCGACGAGAACGCCCATCCGCATACGGACACGGCGGGCGACGTCGCGGTGGTTCACAACGGCGTTATCGACAACTACGACGAGCTCCGGGCGGACCTCCAGGAGAAGGGCCACGAGTTCGACAGCGACACCGACACGGAGGTCATCCCACACCTCATCGACGAGTACCGGGAGGCGACCGGCGACACCGAACGAGCGGTCCGCCGGGCTGTCGAGACGCTCGAGGGAAGCTACGCGATCGCTGCGATCGTCGACGGCGAAGAGGCAGTCTACGCTGCACGGAAGGGGTCGCCGCTCGTCCTCGGTCTCGACGAGGAGGAGTGGTTCCTCGCCAGCGACGTCCCGGCGTTCCTCGATCACACCGACGAGGTGATCTACCTCGAAGACGGCGATCTGGTCGTCCTCGAGCCCGATTCCTACCGGATCACTGACCTCGCCGGCAATCCGGTCGAGCGGTCGGTCGACACCGTCGACTGGGACCCGGAGGATGCGGGGAAAGGCGAGTACGATCACTATATGCTCAAGGAGATCAATAATCAGCCGACCTCCCTCGCTAACACGATCGAAGGCCGGGTCGAGGACGGCGATGTCGCGTTCGAGGATCTTCCGCCAGGGACGTTCGACGGAATCGAGTCCGTTCAGTTCGTCGCCTGCGGGACGTCGTATCACGCGGCGATGTACGGCAGCCAGCTGGTCCGCGAGGCCGGACTCCGGACCGAAGTGCTCCGGGCCAGCGAGTACGAGGCCACGACCGGCCCGGTCGACGAAACCACGCTCACCGTCGCGGTTACGCAGAGCGGCGAAACCGCCGACACCCTCGATGCGGTCCGAACCGCCGCAAACCGCGGCGCGCGGACGCTCGCCGTCACCAACGTCGTCGGTTCGACGGTCGCGCGCGAAGCCGACGACGCGGTCTACATCCGCGCCGGCCCGGAAGTCGGCGTCGCCGCAACGAAGACCTACTCCTCGCAGGCGGTCACACTCGCGCTCCTCTCCCAGCGCATCGCCGGGGACGTTCCGGACGCGACCCCCGCCGCCGATCGAACGGCGATGCTCGAGGCGCTCACGGACCTGCCACAGCACGTCGAAGCCGTCCTCGAGTCGACCCGGGCCGAGACGCTCGCTCGGGACACTCTCGACAGCGAGTCGTTCTTCTTCATCGGCAGCGGGCTCGGCCACTCCGTCGCGCTCGAGGGCGCGCTGAAGTTCAAGGAGATCACCTACGAGCACGCGGAAGGGTTCGCCGCCGGTGAGCTCAAACACGGGCCGCTCGCGCTCGTGACTGAGGAGACGCCGCTGTTCGCGGTCTACACGAGCAGCGACGACGAGAAGACGAAGACGAACGCGATCGAAGCCCAGTCCCGCGGGGCACCGATCGTCGCCGTCGGACCCGACGATAACCCCCTCGTCGACGTCGCCGACGCACACCTGTCGGTCCCCGAGACCCATCCCGTCTGGGCGGGCCTGCTCGCGAACGTCCAGTTGCAGCTGCTGTCCTATCACGCCGCGAAGCAACTCGGTCGACCGATCGACAAACCGCGCAATCTCGCGAAGAGCGTGACGGTCGAATGA
- a CDS encoding carboxypeptidase regulatory-like domain-containing protein — protein sequence MRRNAQHHRTETRSIQRSVQILLTVCGIAFLLAGMVLAVSGASVSSAVGSVSDRIDDARQPTDGGVDTVDSGSADDGGTTDTETANETETTDDADNTDTRTGETDDADTQTDGTDSTDTEAGGNESSSTDESHVLTAVVESKNGDVIDNATVSVDTGSASTISQSVDGNGETEFDLEDGEYTITADADGYQPSETTVQIDGADETVTLTLEQQTQADSGTDSGDGSHTLAVTVKDENGTAVENATVEVEADSSFLGSSDTKQVGDDGVATFERSDGTYTVSADADGYRLAERTVTIDGDDEAITLTLESRDD from the coding sequence ATGCGCCGCAACGCCCAACACCACCGAACGGAGACCCGATCGATTCAGCGCAGCGTCCAGATCCTGCTTACCGTCTGTGGCATCGCGTTCCTGCTTGCAGGCATGGTACTTGCCGTGAGCGGAGCCTCCGTCAGCAGCGCGGTCGGATCGGTCAGCGACAGAATAGACGATGCCCGACAGCCGACCGACGGCGGTGTCGACACGGTCGACAGCGGATCGGCAGACGATGGCGGTACGACCGACACCGAGACGGCCAACGAAACGGAAACGACGGACGATGCTGACAATACAGATACCCGGACCGGCGAGACTGACGACGCGGACACCCAGACGGATGGGACTGACAGTACAGACACCGAAGCTGGCGGCAACGAAAGTAGCAGTACTGACGAATCGCACGTCCTGACGGCAGTCGTGGAATCGAAGAACGGTGACGTGATCGATAACGCTACCGTCTCCGTCGATACCGGATCCGCCTCGACCATCTCGCAATCAGTCGACGGGAACGGCGAGACGGAATTCGACCTCGAGGACGGCGAATACACGATTACCGCGGACGCCGACGGCTACCAGCCGTCGGAAACGACCGTCCAGATCGACGGTGCAGACGAGACGGTCACACTGACGCTCGAGCAGCAGACGCAAGCCGACAGCGGTACCGATAGCGGCGATGGATCGCATACGCTGGCAGTGACGGTCAAAGACGAAAACGGCACCGCGGTCGAGAATGCAACCGTCGAGGTCGAAGCGGACTCCAGTTTCCTCGGCTCGAGCGACACGAAACAGGTTGGCGACGATGGCGTAGCGACGTTCGAGCGCAGCGACGGGACATACACGGTCAGCGCGGACGCGGACGGATACCGGCTCGCGGAGCGAACTGTCACGATCGATGGCGACGACGAAGCGATCACGCTGACACTCGAGTCGCGAGACGACTAA
- a CDS encoding helix-turn-helix transcriptional regulator, whose protein sequence is MVSHSPIGVRAQLASIHSTVSIDTVLTSTHQGVHASPLRTSGIWIGGRSGEPLQLLRTTSFGDVALVAVLFVLISVLIGIRTADVLSERELEISPLSLLANTAGNTAESPHAGTDSPRAYETYLSAETPPQLLSDEGKVVRLLVANHGRIRQHRIADETGWSKSKVSRICSQMHADGTIEKRSVGRENVIVFADRPDDDETQSDDVENPLP, encoded by the coding sequence ATGGTGTCACATTCCCCGATCGGAGTCAGAGCCCAGCTCGCATCGATTCATAGCACCGTCTCGATCGATACGGTTCTGACTTCAACCCATCAGGGCGTCCACGCGAGTCCCTTACGGACAAGTGGTATCTGGATCGGCGGTCGATCCGGCGAGCCGTTACAACTGCTTCGTACGACATCATTCGGGGATGTGGCCCTGGTCGCGGTTCTCTTCGTGCTCATCAGTGTGCTCATCGGGATTCGAACGGCAGACGTGTTGTCGGAACGCGAGCTCGAGATTTCGCCGCTCTCGCTCCTTGCGAATACGGCAGGCAATACAGCGGAATCACCTCACGCAGGCACTGACAGCCCTCGGGCGTACGAAACGTATCTATCGGCCGAGACACCGCCGCAACTCCTGAGTGACGAAGGCAAAGTCGTCCGGCTGCTGGTCGCGAATCACGGTCGCATTCGCCAACACCGAATCGCAGACGAGACCGGCTGGTCGAAGTCGAAAGTGAGCCGGATCTGCTCACAGATGCATGCCGACGGCACGATCGAAAAGCGATCGGTGGGTCGGGAGAACGTCATCGTCTTCGCCGACCGACCGGACGACGACGAGACGCAGTCGGATGACGTCGAAAATCCGCTTCCGTAA
- the trkA gene encoding Trk system potassium transporter TrkA yields the protein MRVIVVGAGQVGSNIAASLDHDHHVVVVDTDPSRIEAITYSHDVLTVQGDGTAIETLEEAGIENADLVIASTDVDETNIVICGAAKAVGDPFTIARVKQTGLLRTWERSEGAFGVDFMVGTNLQTAQSIVRIAGLPGAHDVETFSDGLVRMAEFEVMANSPIAGETVSDAARYESLTFAALLRDDDVIVPAGETVIKTGDAVVVIGSVESVRAFADFVTPPPSLEDVREIVIVGGGEIAAQTARLFEAEGIDTRLIERDPARARELAENLPRTMVLQSDATDIDFLVREHVDESDLVVATLDSDEKNLLVSLLAKRVGVERTIGVVDAGEYVDLFETVGLDVGVNPRLVTAEEITRFTRARRTENVAMLESDRAEVLEIEVDRDSVLFETPIEEAMADLPDGIVIGAITRDGKLITPRGETVVEDDDHVVVFVDTRVVDEATAAL from the coding sequence GTGCGCGTAATCGTCGTCGGTGCCGGACAGGTCGGATCGAACATCGCCGCTAGCCTCGACCACGATCACCACGTCGTCGTCGTCGACACCGACCCCAGTCGGATCGAGGCGATCACCTACTCCCACGACGTGCTGACCGTCCAGGGCGACGGAACCGCCATCGAGACGCTCGAGGAGGCCGGCATCGAGAACGCGGATCTGGTCATCGCAAGCACCGACGTCGACGAGACGAACATCGTCATCTGCGGGGCGGCGAAGGCCGTCGGCGATCCGTTCACGATCGCTCGCGTCAAACAGACGGGGCTGTTGCGGACCTGGGAGCGATCCGAGGGGGCGTTCGGCGTCGATTTCATGGTCGGGACGAACCTCCAGACCGCCCAGTCGATCGTCCGGATCGCCGGACTGCCCGGCGCACACGACGTCGAGACCTTCTCGGATGGCCTCGTTCGGATGGCCGAGTTCGAGGTGATGGCGAACAGTCCCATCGCCGGCGAGACGGTATCCGACGCCGCTCGCTACGAGTCGCTGACGTTCGCCGCACTCTTGCGTGACGACGACGTCATCGTTCCGGCCGGTGAGACGGTCATCAAGACCGGCGACGCCGTCGTCGTCATCGGCTCCGTGGAGAGCGTCCGTGCGTTTGCCGATTTCGTGACGCCACCCCCCTCGCTCGAGGACGTCCGCGAAATCGTCATCGTCGGCGGCGGCGAGATCGCCGCACAGACGGCCCGACTCTTCGAAGCCGAAGGAATCGATACGCGACTCATCGAACGAGATCCAGCGCGGGCGCGTGAACTGGCAGAGAACCTGCCGAGAACGATGGTTTTGCAAAGCGATGCGACCGACATCGACTTTCTCGTCCGCGAACACGTCGACGAGTCCGATCTCGTCGTCGCCACCCTCGACAGCGACGAGAAGAACCTGCTGGTCTCGCTGCTCGCAAAGCGGGTCGGCGTCGAGCGAACCATCGGCGTCGTCGATGCCGGCGAGTACGTCGACCTCTTCGAGACGGTCGGGCTCGACGTCGGCGTCAACCCGCGTCTCGTCACCGCCGAGGAGATCACCCGCTTTACTCGCGCCCGCCGAACCGAAAACGTCGCGATGCTCGAGTCGGACCGCGCCGAGGTCCTCGAGATCGAGGTCGACCGCGATAGCGTGCTCTTCGAGACGCCGATCGAAGAGGCGATGGCCGACCTCCCGGATGGAATCGTCATCGGGGCGATCACCCGCGACGGGAAGCTGATCACGCCACGCGGTGAGACCGTCGTCGAGGACGACGATCACGTGGTGGTTTTCGTCGATACGAGAGTGGTCGACGAAGCGACCGCCGCGCTATAG
- a CDS encoding small ribosomal subunit Rsm22 family protein, with product MSDHREAVRSNAKYLRNVRPIDPDEIAEYIEGVPHPAVVKQLLREEAADLGLLERDDGTFVPVDDDPVRPRRGPVEAFPADYERRLEDLLADRYGPNWYDGASGDVLRSTIRRFKADYLDGRSVEYDDDVAAGYAIYHLPGYYAAIQYALDDLADRGLLGRKLRVLDVGAGVGGPALGLCDYLPEDALVDYHAIEPSAATDVLEDLLAETGRNVHTTIHRTTAEDFDPSEAASDSFDPTAPDDGFDLVLTCNVLSELEEPAAVTRSFLETVAPDGTFLAMAPADKNTSVGLREVERELEGQRLWDQDAVAPADGGDSSGDEATGADRRRGTVTVYGPTVRLWPGETPSDRGWSFDVRPDLAVPGFQRRLDEATPADDADHDPGEFVNVDVQFSYSMLRLDDRRRIDMALDTSKWAKMAEMDRHVTNRIDLVAAKLSRSLSDSDEGRGGRSNPLFKISDGSEAIDHYAVVTKETSLNQALLEADYGEVCSFERILALWNDDEEAYNLVVDEETIVDRLA from the coding sequence ATGAGTGATCACCGCGAGGCCGTGCGCTCGAACGCGAAGTATCTGCGAAACGTCCGACCGATCGACCCCGACGAGATCGCCGAATACATCGAGGGCGTCCCGCATCCGGCGGTCGTCAAACAGCTCCTCCGCGAGGAGGCCGCCGACCTCGGCTTGCTCGAGCGAGACGACGGGACGTTCGTCCCCGTCGACGACGACCCGGTGCGGCCTCGCCGGGGACCGGTCGAGGCGTTCCCGGCTGATTACGAACGGCGGCTCGAGGACCTGCTCGCCGACCGCTATGGCCCTAACTGGTACGACGGGGCGTCTGGCGACGTGCTCCGGTCGACGATCCGACGATTCAAAGCCGACTACCTCGATGGCCGCTCGGTCGAGTACGACGACGACGTGGCGGCAGGCTACGCGATCTATCACCTGCCGGGCTACTACGCGGCGATTCAGTACGCACTCGACGACCTCGCAGATCGGGGACTGCTGGGACGGAAGCTTCGAGTTCTCGATGTCGGCGCTGGCGTCGGCGGTCCCGCACTCGGCCTCTGTGACTACCTCCCCGAGGATGCGCTGGTCGACTACCACGCGATCGAACCCAGCGCGGCCACGGACGTCCTCGAGGACTTGCTCGCCGAAACCGGGCGAAACGTCCACACGACGATCCACCGGACGACCGCGGAGGACTTCGACCCGAGCGAGGCCGCCAGTGACAGCTTCGACCCCACCGCACCCGACGACGGCTTCGATCTCGTCCTCACCTGTAACGTGTTAAGCGAACTCGAGGAGCCTGCCGCAGTAACACGATCGTTCCTCGAGACGGTCGCCCCCGACGGGACGTTCCTCGCGATGGCACCCGCAGATAAGAACACCAGCGTGGGGCTGCGCGAGGTCGAACGCGAACTCGAGGGCCAGCGGCTGTGGGACCAGGATGCAGTGGCACCTGCCGACGGCGGCGACAGCAGCGGTGACGAAGCGACGGGAGCCGACCGCCGGCGTGGCACGGTGACCGTCTACGGTCCAACTGTTCGGCTCTGGCCCGGCGAAACCCCGTCAGATCGTGGCTGGTCGTTCGACGTGCGACCGGATCTGGCTGTGCCGGGATTCCAGCGCCGTCTCGACGAGGCGACGCCGGCCGACGACGCCGACCACGACCCCGGCGAGTTCGTCAACGTGGACGTCCAGTTTTCCTATTCTATGCTGCGACTCGACGATCGTCGGCGGATCGACATGGCCCTCGACACCAGCAAGTGGGCGAAGATGGCTGAGATGGACCGCCACGTCACCAATCGGATCGACCTCGTCGCGGCGAAACTCAGCCGATCGCTGAGCGACAGCGACGAGGGCCGCGGCGGTCGATCGAACCCGCTGTTCAAGATCAGCGACGGCAGCGAGGCGATCGACCACTATGCCGTCGTGACGAAGGAGACCTCGCTCAACCAAGCGCTGCTCGAGGCCGACTACGGAGAAGTTTGCTCGTTCGAGCGGATTCTCGCGCTCTGGAACGACGACGAGGAAGCCTACAATCTGGTCGTCGACGAGGAGACGATCGTCGACCGGCTCGCCTGA
- a CDS encoding prephenate dehydrogenase: MDVLIVGAGSMGTWFGDAVDAEVAFADIDGDAAAAAAETVGGAVAELEGETTYDVVCLAVPMTHVAEAVAAQATRAKQALVDVSGVMEPALEAMERHAPTVERASLHPLFAPERAPGSIAVVRDRSGPATDELLTTLEARGNDLLETTATEHDEAMETVQAATHAAVLSFALAAESVPDGFETPIYDALGRLARQVTAGTPRVYADIQATFDGADAVADAAADIAAADADELEALYQEAAANWHDGHDERRDTEEETT, from the coding sequence ATGGACGTACTGATCGTCGGCGCAGGGTCGATGGGGACGTGGTTCGGCGACGCCGTCGACGCCGAGGTCGCGTTCGCCGATATCGACGGCGACGCTGCGGCGGCTGCGGCAGAGACCGTCGGCGGCGCTGTCGCCGAGCTCGAGGGGGAGACGACCTACGACGTCGTCTGTCTCGCGGTGCCGATGACCCACGTGGCCGAGGCGGTTGCTGCCCAGGCCACGCGGGCCAAGCAGGCGCTCGTCGACGTCTCTGGCGTGATGGAACCCGCACTCGAAGCGATGGAACGCCACGCGCCGACCGTCGAACGGGCCAGCCTCCACCCGCTGTTTGCACCCGAGCGGGCACCCGGCTCGATCGCCGTCGTTCGCGACCGATCGGGGCCGGCAACTGACGAGCTACTCACGACGCTCGAGGCTCGTGGCAACGACTTGCTCGAGACCACTGCCACAGAGCACGACGAGGCCATGGAGACTGTGCAGGCGGCGACCCACGCCGCGGTCCTCTCGTTTGCGCTTGCAGCAGAGTCGGTCCCCGACGGGTTCGAGACGCCGATCTACGATGCGCTGGGACGACTCGCCAGGCAGGTCACAGCGGGGACACCGCGAGTCTACGCCGACATTCAGGCGACGTTCGACGGTGCGGACGCCGTCGCAGACGCCGCCGCCGATATCGCCGCTGCCGATGCTGACGAACTCGAGGCGCTGTATCAAGAGGCGGCTGCGAACTGGCACGATGGACACGACGAACGACGCGACACTGAGGAGGAGACGACATGA
- a CDS encoding NAD(P)/FAD-dependent oxidoreductase, with protein sequence MTHIGIVGAGVGAAAATYALEESRNDVTVTVVEKSGGLCGRAATRRRDGIVYDYGANYVKSDDERIVELLTETLDTEGLVDVTEPVWTFDHTGEVSPGDGRDEHKWTYRQGLTQIAKRLFARTDATVHRKTRVETIIRTEDETWELEDTSGTRWGPFDVLLLNPPAPQTADLLRTADWESDARESLLSTVDGVPYRTVWTGIFHYPFELERPYYALVNADKAHAVGWVGREECKPGHVPDGESLLVVQATHEWSVDHYDEPPTETLAELAALTADLVGDERLRDPDWTDHQGWRYALPEGEVSREPLERAERDGLYCLGDWVAGEGRIHAALRNGLAVGERVADANL encoded by the coding sequence ATGACACACATCGGGATCGTCGGGGCTGGCGTCGGTGCAGCAGCCGCGACGTACGCCCTCGAGGAATCGCGCAACGACGTGACCGTGACGGTCGTCGAGAAATCCGGCGGACTCTGTGGCCGGGCCGCGACCAGACGCCGCGACGGGATCGTCTACGACTACGGCGCGAACTACGTCAAATCCGACGACGAGCGAATCGTCGAGTTGCTAACGGAAACGCTCGACACCGAGGGGCTGGTCGACGTGACCGAGCCAGTGTGGACGTTCGACCACACGGGCGAGGTGTCGCCGGGCGATGGCCGCGACGAGCACAAGTGGACCTACCGCCAGGGATTGACCCAGATCGCAAAGCGGCTTTTTGCGCGTACCGACGCGACCGTCCACCGCAAGACACGCGTCGAGACGATTATCCGAACTGAGGACGAGACGTGGGAACTCGAGGACACCTCTGGAACCCGGTGGGGTCCCTTCGACGTCCTGCTTCTGAATCCGCCAGCCCCCCAGACCGCCGACCTGCTGCGGACGGCCGATTGGGAGAGCGACGCCCGCGAGTCGCTCCTGTCGACCGTCGACGGTGTTCCTTACCGAACGGTCTGGACCGGGATCTTCCACTACCCGTTCGAACTCGAGCGACCCTACTACGCGCTCGTAAACGCAGACAAGGCCCACGCGGTGGGCTGGGTCGGCCGCGAAGAGTGCAAACCCGGCCACGTTCCTGACGGCGAGTCGCTGCTGGTTGTCCAGGCCACCCACGAGTGGTCGGTCGACCACTACGACGAGCCACCGACGGAGACGCTCGCGGAACTCGCGGCGCTGACCGCCGACCTCGTCGGCGACGAGCGCCTGCGCGACCCGGACTGGACGGACCACCAGGGCTGGCGGTACGCGCTTCCGGAGGGGGAGGTCTCCCGCGAGCCACTCGAGCGCGCCGAACGCGACGGTCTGTACTGTCTCGGCGACTGGGTCGCCGGCGAGGGACGCATCCACGCTGCGCTCCGAAACGGCCTCGCGGTCGGCGAGCGAGTCGCCGACGCCAACCTATAG
- a CDS encoding SRPBCC family protein codes for MDRILLSTLAHRSPEEVFPHVRSFADYPRYTDHLKEVRINGDGDVGSVYDLTLTWWKLSYTARSKVIDITPPTSLEWRLVNDIDARGEWRVEPEPESAPADAPTASRIYFDAIYNPYSADTNAIALPRFVSLDWVIDKVEPKLLAEAETVVERLVADIEGQRRDVELTVHEMP; via the coding sequence GTGGACAGGATTCTCCTCAGTACGCTCGCTCACCGGTCACCCGAGGAGGTGTTCCCGCACGTGCGCTCGTTCGCCGACTACCCGCGGTACACGGACCATCTGAAAGAGGTCCGGATCAACGGCGACGGCGACGTCGGCTCGGTCTATGACCTCACGCTGACGTGGTGGAAGCTCAGCTACACCGCCCGCTCGAAAGTGATCGATATTACGCCGCCGACCTCGCTCGAGTGGCGGCTGGTCAACGACATCGACGCCCGCGGCGAGTGGCGCGTCGAACCGGAGCCGGAGTCGGCACCGGCGGACGCCCCGACGGCGAGCCGGATCTATTTCGATGCCATCTACAACCCCTACTCGGCGGATACGAACGCGATCGCGCTGCCGCGGTTCGTCTCGCTGGACTGGGTCATCGACAAAGTCGAGCCAAAACTGCTCGCGGAGGCAGAAACCGTCGTCGAGCGACTGGTCGCCGACATCGAGGGCCAGCGGCGTGACGTCGAATTGACGGTCCACGAGATGCCCTAA
- a CDS encoding helix-turn-helix transcriptional regulator: MVFDALRTRLSSLWRSSTDESAADESGTTPDTDTDSSPAADDETLSYAEQIEYGVDEHDLPDEDKILRLLVKRGGRVDQSTILDETDWSQEHLEAVIDRMEADDQISAITVGRKRVICRRGFEPKGYRSHLNE, translated from the coding sequence ATGGTATTCGACGCACTCCGGACCCGTCTCTCGTCTCTCTGGCGCAGCTCGACCGACGAGTCAGCCGCGGACGAGTCCGGGACGACACCGGACACAGACACAGACTCGAGTCCGGCAGCCGACGACGAAACGTTGAGCTATGCCGAACAGATCGAATACGGCGTCGACGAACACGACCTCCCGGACGAAGACAAGATCCTCCGACTGCTCGTCAAACGCGGCGGTCGCGTCGATCAATCCACCATTCTAGACGAAACTGACTGGTCGCAGGAGCACCTCGAGGCCGTCATCGACCGCATGGAAGCCGACGACCAGATCAGCGCCATCACTGTCGGTCGTAAGCGCGTGATCTGTCGCCGCGGCTTCGAGCCCAAAGGGTATCGATCGCATCTCAACGAGTAG
- the surE gene encoding 5'/3'-nucleotidase SurE, whose translation MTDDLEILLTNDDGINSTGIRALYDALSEHANVTVVAPAGDQSACGRSISHEVEVDDHELGYAVHGTPADCVVAGLAELGPFPDLVVAGCNKGANLGEYVLGRSGTISAAVEAAFFDVPAIATSLYVPVDDTPFEDVEITADDYAEATRITTYLADRALEAGVFEHAAYLNVNVPLPDGEPAPLEITRPSKRYEMDAERDGTHVTLHDRVWDDMTPDALPDPPGTDRRAVVEGKVSVSPLTAPHSTNHHEALDALADDYDGSRLE comes from the coding sequence ATGACCGACGACCTCGAGATCCTGCTGACCAACGACGACGGGATCAACAGCACCGGCATCCGGGCGCTGTACGACGCCCTCTCCGAACACGCCAACGTGACCGTCGTCGCGCCCGCCGGCGACCAGAGCGCGTGCGGGCGGTCGATATCCCACGAAGTTGAGGTCGACGACCACGAACTCGGCTACGCTGTCCACGGGACGCCAGCCGACTGCGTCGTCGCCGGCCTCGCGGAACTCGGCCCGTTCCCCGACCTCGTCGTCGCGGGCTGTAACAAGGGCGCGAACCTCGGCGAGTACGTCCTCGGGCGCTCGGGGACGATCAGCGCAGCCGTCGAAGCCGCATTCTTCGACGTCCCCGCGATCGCGACCTCGCTGTACGTCCCCGTCGACGACACCCCGTTCGAGGACGTCGAGATCACAGCCGACGACTACGCCGAAGCCACCCGCATCACGACCTACCTCGCCGACCGTGCGCTCGAGGCCGGCGTCTTCGAGCACGCCGCCTATCTCAATGTCAACGTCCCGCTGCCCGACGGCGAGCCCGCACCGCTCGAGATCACACGGCCCTCGAAACGCTACGAGATGGACGCCGAACGCGACGGCACACACGTCACGCTCCACGACCGCGTCTGGGACGACATGACGCCCGACGCGCTCCCCGATCCGCCGGGAACGGACCGCCGGGCCGTCGTCGAAGGGAAGGTGAGCGTCTCGCCGCTGACCGCTCCTCACTCGACGAACCACCACGAGGCCCTCGATGCGCTCGCCGACGACTACGACGGCTCTCGACTCGAGTGA